The DNA window CTCGGGGTTCTGGTTGGCAGGCGTCTCATTGAAGGGGCACCACCCGATGACGCTGGGGTGGCTGTAGTCCCGCTCCACCACGGCGGGCCACTCGGCCAGGACTCTCTCCAGCGCCGCGGGATGGGAGTGATCCAGCCCCCAATTGGGGAACTCGCCCCACACCAGGTAGCCCAGTCGATCGGCCCAATAGAGGAAGCGCGGTTCGAACACCTTCTGGTGCAGCCGGGCGCCATTGAACCCCAGCGACTGTGAGAGCACGATGTCTCGCCGCAGCGCCTCCTCGCTGGGCGCGGTGTAGATGCCGTCGGGGTAGAAGCCCTGATCCAGCACCAGCCGCTGGAAGAAGGGCCGACCATTGAGCAGCACCGCGCCCTCGCACACACCGAAGGAGCGCAGGCCGAAGTAGGATTCCACCCGGTCCAGAGTCTGCTCCTCGCACCCCAGGGTGATGGACAGCTGGTAGAGGAAGGGGTCTTGAGGCGACCAGGCCCGTACGTCCGCCAAGGGCACCATACAGGCGCCCCACCCGGCTGAGGTCAGACAACGAGCCTCGCCCACCATCTCACCTTCGGCCCGCGCCTCGGCCCCCAACCACAGGTCGCGCGACTCCCCGGCCAGCCGGGCCTGCACTAGCAGCGCCCCCTGCTCCAACAGGGGGGTCAGACGCAGCGACGCGATGTAGACCTCGGGCACCGCCTCCAGCCACACCGTCTGCCAGATGCCGGTGGTGCGAGTGTAGAGGCAGCGATAGGAGTGATAGCGGTCGGACTGCTTTCCCCGAGGCTGCAGGGGCGAGCGGGAGTCGTCTTCGGCGTAGACGGTGACGACGTTGCGACCGCGCTCTAGGTGGTCGGTTACGTCGAGGGCGAAGGAGGCGTATCCTCCGCGGTGTCGGCCCGCCTCCCGACCGTTGACGTACACCCAGGCATCGTAGTCCACGGCGCCGAAGTGGAGCAGAATGCGTCGGTCCTCCCAAGTCTCGGGGAGGTCGAACTCCCGTCGGTACCACACGGCAGGGATGAAGTCCGTATGGGCGATGCCGGATAGGCGGCTCTCAGGGCAGAAGGGCACCAGTATCTCGCCCCTCAGGCGTTCGGTCTGAGGCAGCCCGCGGTCGCGCCCGCTCCGTCCGGGGTCCATCTCGAACTGCCATACCCCATTCAGGTTCATCCAGTCGGGCCGGACCATTTGGGGACGGGGATACTCCGGTCGGGGGATGTCGCTCTGGGTCAAGTCTGCCTCCTCGAAGGGCCGAAGCGGGTTGCCGCCATATTGCCACAGCGTCGGCCGGCCTATCAACCGGGCTCGCCGTGGGCGAGGTGGAGATCGCCTCCTACTGGGCAGGCGAGCTGGGGGCATCCCCTGGACCATCACTTCAGAAGGTCGACCAGTGGGTGCCGGGCATGCTCGTGGCGGCAATGAAGGAAGGGCTGGACCCCAATGCCACCATTCGCCTGGCGCCGGTGGCGGCTCGCAGGCTGACAGGGGAGAGAGCGCAGGAAGTCTCAGCCAAGAACCGAGCCGATCGCCCCTAGGGTAGCTGAGCCCTCGGCGAGCATGGACAGCGAGCGGCGCGAGGCGGGCCCGGGCATGGAGCGAGTGGGTGCCTTCACCGTGCGCTAGGCCGGTGCCAGCTCCTGGCACGTCTTTCACCTGGCCACCTGCCGCTGCGAGGTGCCCCTGCCCGGGCCAAGCTAGAGGGCCGAGCCTACGCCGCAGATGGCGTTGCCAGAACGGCTGCGGTAGAGCCACCCGAGCCTGGGCCAGTACGTCTTCCCTGATCATCGGCTTCAGGCCCAGCTTCGGGATGAGTCAACCCTGCGCCCCAAGAGCACGGACAACTCCCTCTGGGGCCCCGCCAGAGCCAGGGACCCGATGGTCGCTCTGGGCTCGAACTCCACCAGCAGGTCGACGTCGCTGTCCGCACGGAAGTCGGCGCGCAGCACCGACCCGAAAGCCGACAGCTCTTCCACCCAGTAGCCGGCAGACGTCGGCCAGAGCTGCCTCATCTATGCTGATCCCATGCACCTGCATGCCGTCGCCTCCGCCCTTGAGCCCTCGCCCAGCACGTGTATTATACTGGTGGCGGCAACGTTAGCGACGGTTTGTTCATGGGCAGGATGTCACAGTCAGTGTCCACCACGGTCCCTACCGACAAGCGGGTCTCTACCCTCACTCTCCTGCACAGGGAGCACATCGCTCCCTACACCATGAGCTTCTGGTTTCGCGATGAACCGGAGATAGACTTCGTCCCCGGCCAGTACATCCAGGTGGTGCTGCCTCACGCGGACCCGGACGAGCGCGGCATCCGCCGCCTCTTCACCATCTCCTCCTCGCCCACCGAAGAGGGCATCATGATCACCACCAAGATCCCCGAGCCTCATAGCACCTTCAAGCGTGCCCTGACCGCCCTCGAGCCGGGAGACCGCATGGCCGTGACCATGGTCCGTGGCACCCTCGTGTTGCCCGACGATCCGGCGGTTCCTTGTGCCCTCCTCGCCGCCGGCATCGGCATCACCCCGTATCGCAGCATGGTGAAGTACATGGTGGACACGGGCCTCTCACGACCCACGAGCCTGATCTACGGTGAGTGGGCCGTCGAGGACTTCATCTTCCGGGAGGTGTTCGCCGAGGGCGAGCGCGGTTTCGGGCTGAAGACGGTGTACACCATAACCGGGCCTCATGTGCCCGACGGATGGCTGGGACGCACGGGACTGATTGACCAGCGCATGATCCGCGAGGAGATCCCCGACTACGACGACCGGCTCTTCTTCGTCTGCGGCTCTCCCCCGTCGGTGATTGCCATCGAGACCGTGCTGCTCGACCTGGGCCTGACTCGCGATCGCATCAAGCGCGACTACTTCCCCGGGTACTGACCGAACCGACAGCCCCGGCGGTGAGGTCGCGGTAGGGCGACGGGCTCCGCCACCGTCGCCGGAGAGCGGATGCGGCAGCGCGGGCTTCCCCTCACGCGCTCTCAAGGTGTATCTTGGTGCCCCAGAAAGGGCACCGGGAACGGGGAGAGAGCAGCATGCTGACGGAGAGCAGGAACCCGCGAACCGAGCATATAGACGCCCTGCCCACCCTGGACGTGGTACGCCTCATCAACGAGGAGGACGCCCGGGTGGCGCCCGCGGTGGCCGAGGCCCTGCCCCAGATCGCCCGAGCGGTCGATGTCGTGGTGGACTGCCTGCGGTCGGGTGGCCGGGTCTTCTACGTGGGCGCGGGCACCAGCGGCCGACTGGCGGTGCTGGATGCCGTAGAACTGGTGCCCACCTTCGGCGCCCCACCCGACCTGGTAGTGCCGCTGATAGCCGGCGGAACCGAGGCCCTCACCCGCTCCATCGAGGGGGCGGAAGACCGGGCGGACTGGGGGCGCCGGGACCTAGTGGAGGCGGGGGTACGGGCAGGCGACGTGGTCGTCGGTCTGGCCGCCAGCGGCACCACTCCCTACGTGCTGGGAGCAGTCGAGGCGGCTCGAGAGGTGGGAGCGGTCACGGTGGGGGTCTGCTGCAACGCCTCCGCTCCTCTCCTGGAGGCGGTGGACATCCCCATCGCCGTCTTGGTGGGCCCGGAGGTGATCACCGGGTCCACCCGCATGAAGGCGGGCACGGCCCAGAAGATGGTGCTCAATACCATCAGCACCGCCGCCATGATCCGGA is part of the Anaerolineae bacterium genome and encodes:
- a CDS encoding beta-galactosidase, which translates into the protein MTQSDIPRPEYPRPQMVRPDWMNLNGVWQFEMDPGRSGRDRGLPQTERLRGEILVPFCPESRLSGIAHTDFIPAVWYRREFDLPETWEDRRILLHFGAVDYDAWVYVNGREAGRHRGGYASFALDVTDHLERGRNVVTVYAEDDSRSPLQPRGKQSDRYHSYRCLYTRTTGIWQTVWLEAVPEVYIASLRLTPLLEQGALLVQARLAGESRDLWLGAEARAEGEMVGEARCLTSAGWGACMVPLADVRAWSPQDPFLYQLSITLGCEEQTLDRVESYFGLRSFGVCEGAVLLNGRPFFQRLVLDQGFYPDGIYTAPSEEALRRDIVLSQSLGFNGARLHQKVFEPRFLYWADRLGYLVWGEFPNWGLDHSHPAALERVLAEWPAVVERDYSHPSVIGWCPFNETPANQNPELVRTVYRVTKALDPTRPVIDTSGYVHVETDMWDVHDYAHGITPEQFAARYDAFARGEKPWRNSPQHEPEWEGQPYWVSEYGGIWWNPGQVDQEAWGYGDRPRSVEEFVSRYRTLTQSLLRNPRVWGFCYTQLTDVEQEVNGLYYYDRSPKFTDEVMQRIRGINCGKAAVEE
- a CDS encoding FAD-dependent oxidoreductase, with protein sequence MSTTVPTDKRVSTLTLLHREHIAPYTMSFWFRDEPEIDFVPGQYIQVVLPHADPDERGIRRLFTISSSPTEEGIMITTKIPEPHSTFKRALTALEPGDRMAVTMVRGTLVLPDDPAVPCALLAAGIGITPYRSMVKYMVDTGLSRPTSLIYGEWAVEDFIFREVFAEGERGFGLKTVYTITGPHVPDGWLGRTGLIDQRMIREEIPDYDDRLFFVCGSPPSVIAIETVLLDLGLTRDRIKRDYFPGY
- the murQ gene encoding N-acetylmuramic acid 6-phosphate etherase, whose amino-acid sequence is MLTESRNPRTEHIDALPTLDVVRLINEEDARVAPAVAEALPQIARAVDVVVDCLRSGGRVFYVGAGTSGRLAVLDAVELVPTFGAPPDLVVPLIAGGTEALTRSIEGAEDRADWGRRDLVEAGVRAGDVVVGLAASGTTPYVLGAVEAAREVGAVTVGVCCNASAPLLEAVDIPIAVLVGPEVITGSTRMKAGTAQKMVLNTISTAAMIRMGKVYGNLMVDVQVTNAKLARRARNIVSQVTGLEPAEAEALLDRTGNEVKTAIVVGLLGLSPEEARRRLAAAGGVLRGVIGDQTGR